The genomic region tttttaataagtgtTTTGGTGTTTAAATCTCACTCGTTGACTTTAGAAATCACAAGCATTTATGAGTGTCTTATTATACGAGTAGGAAATCTTTATACGAGATTTGTAGTTTGAAAAATAAGCAAACACATGGCCAAATCACAGCTTTAAATTACTTTCAGCAATTTATTTGACAGTTCACTGTTATACTCTCGACTTATCCCTCTCGCTCACATGATAAGATCATAACCATAAATCataaccaaagtaaaccaaGAGTGACGTGGTCTGAGATGTGTCTCCTATATTCTGGGATTGTTTCCCACTTCTTCACGTTCCCTATTTGTTTAGTAGGCAGTTATCAGTTGTACTTTCTATTGTATTTAAGAGACTATTGTCTTATGAAAAGATATGAAAAGAAAATTGGAGTAAACTTTGTGTTCTTGTTCTCTTAAGTCTTTGGGACCTATCATCACACTCTCCTGAAACGAATTCAACTAGCAAGAACAATGGTTTTGGTTAATCTTCACACCGATGGTCAACCAATTATCATCAACAGATACCTGTTGACCTGGTACTTGCTACGCATGAGAGATCAAACAAGAAACCGACAATCTCAACCGGTCCTTGGTTTACCGGGTATTAACACACTGGGTGAAGACCATGGCTTGCAGAACCAAGAGCAGGAAAGGGAAGAATGGGTGATTTCGGTAAAAGGTAAGATGGAGCAAGCAATAAGAAACGGTTCCACAACAAGTTGGGACAAGCTCTGTATTTATAGAGTTCCACTTCACCTGCAAGAGAACGACAAGAAGTCCTACTTCCCTCAAACCGTCTCGCTGGGTCCGTACCATCATGGCAGCAAACATCTTCTGCCCATGCAGTTTCACAAGTGGCGTGCTGTTAACATGATCATGGCACGCACCGGTCACGGCattgaaatatatattgatgCCATGAAAGAGCTTGAGGAGAGGGCTCGTGCTTGCTACCAAGGGCCAATTGCTTTAAGCGTTAATGAGTTTACAGAAATGCTTGTTCTTGATGGCTGTTTTGTTCTTGAGCTCTTCAGGGGAACTGTGGAAGGATTCCAGCCAATCGGGTAAGCCTAAATAAACTTACGGTTTTGTCTTGTTACTTGTTGTCTAATGTTGATTCCAGTTAtctataattttgaattttattattattttgatttttggctATCTTTTAAAATCATGTTAATCGCACAGTTATCACAGTTGTCATAGTATCTAGTATATTAGTGATGATACGATTGCACACttgttattattgttattattattttgattgagCAGATATGCACGCAACGATCCTGTTTTCGCCATGCGGGGATTGATGCATTCAATTCAACGTGACATGGTTATGCTGGAAAATCAACTACCTCTCTTCGTCCTAGACCGGTTATTAGGGCTACAACTTGAACTTGGTACAACGAACCAAACCGGTTTAGTGGCACAAGTAGCCGTTAAGTTCTTTGATCCACTAATGCCAACAGGAGAGGCCTCTACCAGACTGGACCCGTTAAATCTCAAGACCTGGCTGAAAAGATCCTTGGACTTACTTGGCGACAATGGTGAGTTGCACTGTCTTGATGCTTTCCGTCGAAGCCTCCTCAAGTTTAGTTATACACCGAATCCAAGGTCTGAGGAGGATCCACTCCCCTTGAACCTGGTGGACAAGAGACAACAACAACTCGTACATTGCGTGACGGAACTAAGAGAAGCTGGTGTTAAATTCAAGACAAGGAAAACTAACCGGTTTTGGGATATCCGGTTCGAGCACGGTTGCTTAGAGATACCCAAACTACTAATCCATGACGGTAAGTCAACGTTTTCGTTTATTTATTTCTAGCTTTTTAGGTTTGTAGTTCATTCCACATATATGTTTTACTATTTAATTGATTTCTTTATACATCATCGACTGAAACTTGTTACAtctatttaaaactaatttatttaataaaaatacaattggCTAAACAGTTTCtgataaaattaaagttatataattttgtgCAAACAATATCTATTATTAAACAACAAAACAtttctaaaacatcatataCATTGAAATGGAGGGAATATTTgttaagaataataatgtgatatcttttttttttgtcaatataaTAATTTGATATCTAGATTCAGAAAAAGGGTATTCCTAGTCATGTAGCCTCACGATCAACttgctgttgttgttttttttgtataaaaactaaaatttctaTGGAACCCTCCTTGTGTTAATTGTAGGTACCAAATCACTCTTTTCGAATCTTATAGCTTTCGAACAATGCCATATTGACTCGACCAAGGACATAACATCGTACATAATTTTCATGGATAATCTAATAAATTCTTCTGAAGATGTTAGCTACTTGCACTACTGTGGTATTATTGAACATTGGCTAGGGAGCGATGCTGAAGTTGCGGATTTGTTCAACCGGCTATGTCAGGAAGTGTTTTTCGATCCAAAAGATAGTTATTTATCTAAACTGTCTGATGAGGTTAACTATTACTATAGTCGTAAGTGGAATGCTTTGAAGGCTACTTTAAAACACAGGTACTTCAATAACCCTTGGGCATATTTCTCATTTTTCGCTGCAGTGATTCTGCTGGTGCTCACATTAGTCCAGAGTTTTTATGCTGTTTATGCTTATTACAAGCCACCTTCTTGACATtattggtcattttatttttcatttcagtTCTTGTTTTTCCAATAAGTTGTATTTTCTTctatgaaagaaaaaacaaacaaaaaatgacgtaacattttttttttcaataagttTGTGTAAGAAAAACAGATTAAACTGTCTTTGGATAATTTTTTGTAATACTAATagtgaaaatttcaaaaactagGTTACAGAAAACAGTAATATACTCTTGAATCTTAACTAGATGTaggaagaacaaagagagagaaCAAACTTTAAGAGACTGATGGCTGAGTTTTGGATCTCCATATATCGTGTAAAAGGAAATATTTTGGGATTGGATACATTGTTGGGTTCGAGGCAAATTGATTTCTCTTTATTTGGACACTAGTTTGCATGTCTGACCACTATCTAATTGGTTGGTCTTTTTTATCGATATGATGACATCTACCAATATTTGTATTATGATGCCACGTACTACCTTCTGATTGGTTCCTGATTCGAATAAGTTACACAACTAAAATTTGTCTTTCAACAACTTATTAATAAGTGAAACATTTACGTCATAGGACAGTTTCATGTTTTTAATTACAAGATGGAGCACTTTCCACTACTAAGGTAGTtttttgtaacagcttcccACTTGTTTTAACTAGCTGTCACAACATAACCTAAAGCACTACCCCATTTGCTAACTATGTCTTTTGTTTTAGCGGGAACATTTCTCCACCcttcatctttattttttttggacgGTGTAGATCCACTCTGATTTTTTTTGACAAGACTTATATCTACCAAATCTAAACTATCCGATTACATCTTTCATTTCACCATCCTACAGTCCAGATTTTCTGGGTTTTTACATCTCACAGTCCCTTTTCATCTTCGTTGTCTCCTTCAt from Raphanus sativus cultivar WK10039 unplaced genomic scaffold, ASM80110v3 Scaffold3647, whole genome shotgun sequence harbors:
- the LOC130506768 gene encoding UPF0481 protein At3g47200-like: MVLVNLHTDGQPIIINRYLLTWYLLRMRDQTRNRQSQPVLGLPGINTLGEDHGLQNQEQEREEWVISVKGKMEQAIRNGSTTSWDKLCIYRVPLHLQENDKKSYFPQTVSLGPYHHGSKHLLPMQFHKWRAVNMIMARTGHGIEIYIDAMKELEERARACYQGPIALSVNEFTEMLVLDGCFVLELFRGTVEGFQPIGYARNDPVFAMRGLMHSIQRDMVMLENQLPLFVLDRLLGLQLELGTTNQTGLVAQVAVKFFDPLMPTGEASTRLDPLNLKTWLKRSLDLLGDNGELHCLDAFRRSLLKFSYTPNPRSEEDPLPLNLVDKRQQQLVHCVTELREAGVKFKTRKTNRFWDIRFEHGCLEIPKLLIHDGTKSLFSNLIAFEQCHIDSTKDITSYIIFMDNLINSSEDVSYLHYCGIIEHWLGSDAEVADLFNRLCQEVFFDPKDSYLSKLSDEVNYYYSRKWNALKATLKHRYFNNPWAYFSFFAAVILLVLTLVQSFYAVYAYYKPPS